The following coding sequences are from one Streptomyces sp. NBC_01485 window:
- a CDS encoding helix-turn-helix domain-containing protein has translation MAKHPVATPPPTAYLVPVPRPPSQTRQAGPPFNAPAARRLRSALGMTPGHVAHGLRASYALPHATPDLVHAWERGTLTPTHPELTALAGVLWCSPVELMGRPRSLREHRIARGFAPEDVARAVGHEFVAYTRLEESGEWHGTDRQTAALAELLDLALPDLIALTGHEARLADLLRTAARTRWQAYAKPVSRIVPLDRRLLEDALQDLHQDYQGQMAATPNPGDAGRDFLDRIVDDFWARIESRTARDAQRL, from the coding sequence ATGGCCAAACACCCGGTAGCCACCCCACCCCCCACCGCCTACCTTGTCCCCGTGCCCAGACCACCGTCCCAGACGCGCCAAGCAGGTCCGCCCTTCAATGCTCCCGCTGCCCGCAGGCTTCGTTCCGCGCTCGGGATGACGCCGGGGCATGTCGCTCACGGACTTCGGGCGTCGTACGCGCTTCCACACGCCACCCCCGACCTCGTCCACGCCTGGGAGCGCGGGACGCTCACCCCCACGCACCCCGAACTCACCGCCCTCGCAGGGGTGTTGTGGTGTTCGCCCGTCGAGTTGATGGGTCGGCCGCGGAGCCTGCGCGAGCACCGCATCGCCCGAGGGTTCGCCCCGGAGGACGTCGCCCGGGCCGTGGGGCACGAGTTCGTGGCGTACACGCGGCTGGAGGAGAGCGGGGAGTGGCACGGCACGGACCGGCAGACCGCCGCGCTCGCCGAGCTGCTCGACCTCGCGCTGCCCGACCTGATCGCCCTCACCGGCCACGAGGCCAGGCTCGCCGACCTGTTGCGCACCGCCGCCCGCACGCGCTGGCAGGCGTACGCCAAACCGGTGAGCAGGATCGTGCCCCTGGACCGGCGGCTCCTGGAGGACGCCCTCCAGGACTTGCACCAGGACTACCAGGGGCAGATGGCCGCCACGCCGAACCCGGGCGACGCCGGCCGGGACTTCCTCGACCGGATCGTCGACGACTTCTGGGCGAGGATCGAGAGCCGTACCGC